Within the Gracilinema caldarium DSM 7334 genome, the region CGAAATGGATAGGTGTTCCTGTTGCTGGATCGCTTAAGGCGCTCGATAGATCATTGACTGGTTTCCCACAATAGGGACACTCTGATCGAGGAAGCTGGTTCTGCCCTAATTTGGGTGGAATCCATTGGGGTCGGTCGATGAGGGTCCCCTTTTGTTTATCAAAACGAGGTTTTTCTACTGTCTTTTGCTGGCCCTTCTGAGGGCTTCTTTCTTTATTATGCTGCCGATCCTTGAATTTATTTTTACGGCGGTTATATCCATCTCTGCCGTTTTCTACCATGAACTGCTCCTCTGCTTTGTTCTTCCAATAGTTCTTCGCTGAGAACCTGGGCGATTCTCTGTATAGCACCAGCTAAGTACAAATCATCATTAATAAGCTTTTTAAGTTCTTCCAGTTTTTGTCTGTTCTGGTGGTTCTCAGTTTGAACCATCATAATACACGCTCCATAAAGGCTGAGGCAAGATGGTGAATACCCTGGGATCCAATAAATATAATATCAAAGCGAAGGGTCATACAGTTATATTCTCGATGGGTTGCAAGGAAAAACTTAGCCGTTTTAATGATTCTTTGCTGTTTTTGTTGATTCACCGCATACTCAAGATTTTCCATGCCAAAGTAGGACCAGGCTTTAACTTCGATAAAAACCAGAGTATCCTGTTCCCGGGCTATGATATCAATTTCACCTAGATTACTACGAAAATTACGGTCGATAATTTCATAGCCCTGTGCTGTTAGATACGCCGCAGCCCGGTCTTCTCCATTCTGGCCTTTTTTCTTGTTATTCACGGCCTTTGGCTAATTCTTTGGGATCAATTGCTCGGGCAATGAACATGCTCTTTTCCTGCAGCAGGTTGATGATTTCGCCCTCATCATTATTAAAAGCATTACCAAACTCATCGACCAGAATCCTGATTTTTGGTCGCAGCGGAGCTTCGCTATGTCCCTCTATGACCCGAGCAATAGCCCCTGTATTCAGTAATACGATGGATCCAATCGGGTAAATCCCCATAGTTTTTATGAAGGCCTTAAGAACCTCTGGATCAAAACGTCTTGCATTATCTGAAAGTAAATTCTTCATTGCCTGATACCCGATCATGGAATTACGATAAGGTTTTTCGCTTACCATGGCTTCAAAGGCATCTGCTACACTGACAATACGAGCTCCAAGATCAATGGCCTCACCAGCTAGCCGACGAGGATAACCTTCACCATCCCACCTTTCGTGGTGCTGGAGTGCGATGACGCCCACTTCTTCAGGATACAGAAGCTCTTTGCAAATCATCTTATAAGCATACAATGGGTGTGCTTGAATTCGAGAGATCTCAGTCTCCGATAGGCCGCCTTTTTTTTCAACGATGTCCTTGGGCAGTTTCAACATGCCAATATCGTGCATGAGGGCACCAGTGGTTACCTGAAGTATTTTATGGTTCGGCATCTTTTGTTCCATAGCTATAAGTGTAGAAAGAATTGCCGTGTTTACTGAACTTTTCGCAAGGGGATAATTAGTAACCTCCCCACCCAAAAT harbors:
- a CDS encoding YraN family protein, whose product is MNNKKKGQNGEDRAAAYLTAQGYEIIDRNFRSNLGEIDIIAREQDTLVFIEVKAWSYFGMENLEYAVNQQKQQRIIKTAKFFLATHREYNCMTLRFDIIFIGSQGIHHLASAFMERVL
- a CDS encoding HD-GYP domain-containing protein encodes the protein MRKIAVTALRPGQVFTEPVYIQDNNLFVPAGIPVKKKDIDRLIKWGIDSVQTEGVTISENVSTPKDRPEATSSANSQSITPEAPISLISLPSVIDNAPSYRTYTDLINKLDALFQNIAEGLSVESRSIDGIAGRLLQAVREHRDQIVGYILGGEVTNYPLAKSSVNTAILSTLIAMEQKMPNHKILQVTTGALMHDIGMLKLPKDIVEKKGGLSETEISRIQAHPLYAYKMICKELLYPEEVGVIALQHHERWDGEGYPRRLAGEAIDLGARIVSVADAFEAMVSEKPYRNSMIGYQAMKNLLSDNARRFDPEVLKAFIKTMGIYPIGSIVLLNTGAIARVIEGHSEAPLRPKIRILVDEFGNAFNNDEGEIINLLQEKSMFIARAIDPKELAKGRE